A stretch of the Flavobacterium aquiphilum genome encodes the following:
- a CDS encoding exonuclease domain-containing protein, whose product MITNEINLLVQPPDNYYWSRFTAIHGISGKDTMNAPSFDQIWHQIAPYIENQNVVAHNGFGFDFPVLNKTLEYYGLKIPVYNKFCTYKIYKSNLANLCEKFEIELNHHDALSDAKGCGSYLNYI is encoded by the coding sequence ATTATTACTAACGAAATTAATCTTTTAGTGCAACCGCCTGATAATTATTATTGGAGTCGTTTTACGGCTATTCACGGAATTTCAGGCAAAGACACGATGAATGCGCCCAGTTTCGACCAAATTTGGCACCAAATCGCTCCGTATATCGAAAACCAAAATGTAGTGGCGCATAACGGTTTTGGTTTTGATTTTCCTGTTTTAAACAAAACGTTGGAATATTACGGATTGAAAATTCCTGTTTACAATAAGTTTTGTACATACAAAATTTATAAGTCCAATTTGGCTAACTTGTGCGAAAAATTTGAGATTGAATTAAATCATCACGATGCGTTGAGTGATGCTAAGGGATGTGGGAGTTATTTAAATTACATTTAA